Sequence from the Kineosporia succinea genome:
TCCACCACCCCGGCCCGGATGTTCGGCATGTACCCCCGCAAGGGTGTGATCGCCCCGGGCTCGGACGCCGACGTCGTGCTCTACGACCCGGCCGCCCCGACCCGCGTCAGCGTCGAGACCCACCACATGAACATCGACTACTCGGCGTTCGAGGGCTTCGAGCTGACCGGCGGGGTGCGCACCGTGATCGCCCGCGGGCGAACCGTTCTCGACCGGGGCACCTTCACCGGCGTCCAGGGCCACGGGCAGTACGTGAAACGCGAACTCTCCCAGTACCTGCGCTGAACGGGGCTTCTCATGGATTTCGGCGTCGTGCTGCAGAACACCACTCCCTCGGCGCGGGTCGTCGAGCTGGCCCGCCAGGCCGAGCTCGGCGGCTTCACCCACGCCTGGACGTTCGACTCACACCTGCTGTGGCAGGAGCCGTACGTGGTCTACTCGGCGATCCTGGCCGCCACCCGCCGCATCGTGGTCGGCCCGATGGTGACCAACCCGATCACCCGCGACGTCACCGTCACCGCCTCGTCGCTGGCCACACTCAACGAGATGTACGGCCCGCGCACGATCTGCGGCATCGGGCGGGGTGACTCGGCCGTGCGCACCCTGGCCGGCAGGCCCAGCACGCTGGCCACGCTCCGCGAAAGTGTCTCAGTCATCAGGGAACTGGCCAACGGACGCCCGGCACGGGTCGGGGAGCGAACGGTCACCTTTCCGTGGGCGGTGCCCACGGGTGATCACGACCGCACCCAGGTCTGGGTCGCCGCGTACGGGCCGAAGGCGCTGGAACTGACCGGGCAGGTCGCCGACGGCTACATCCTGCAGCTGGCCGATCCGGACATCGCGGCCTGGATGATCGCGTCGGTGCGCAAGGCGGCCGCGGACGCCGGGCGCGACCCGGCGTCGGTGAAGATCTGTGTGGCCGCCCCCGCGTACGTGGGTGACGACCTGGAGCACGCCCGGGACCAGTGCCGGTGGTTCGGCGGCATGGTCGGCAACCATGTGGCCGACATCGTGGAGCGGTACGGCTCGTCCGGGTCGGTGCCGGCCGCGCTGACCGACTACATCAAGGGCCGTCAGGGCTACGACTACAACGAGCACGGGCGGGCCGGGAACACCCACGCCGACTTCGTGCCCGACGAGGTCGTCGACCGGTTCTGCGTGCTGGGCGGGGTGGACGCGCACATCGCGCGGATGCGGGAGCTGCGGGCGCTGGGCGTGGACCAGTTCGCGCTGTACCTGCAGCACGACGCCAAGGAGTCGACGCTGTGGTCCTACGCCGACCGGGTGCTGCCCGCGCTGGCCGACCCGGTGCAGGCGGTGTCCTGACCGGGGATCCGCCCCCGCCCGGGTGAGGACGAAAGGTGGACGCCCCCACTCCCGTGAGTAGGGGCGTCCACTAAGGATTTACAGGGCGGCCGCGATCTCGTTCGGCACGCCGTCGAGCGTCACCGACGCCGTGACCTCGCCCGTCGTCAGATCGACCGCGTGCACGGTCTTCTTCGCCGGCTCGGTCACGTACGCGGTGTCACCGTTCGCGATGATCGCCGGGTGCGCGTCCTGCCACTGCGCCGGTCCCTCCCAGGCGTCCACGACCGGGAACTCCTTGACCAGGTCCCCGCTCTTCGGGTCGAGCACGTGGATCGAGCCGTCGGTGGACAGGATGTAGGCCAGGTCCCCCGGGCCGCGGGCGACGTCACGGAAGGTGTACTGCACGTTGTCGGGCAGGTCGACGACCTCGTAGTCGTGCCCGGCCGTGTCGATCAGGGTGACCGCGTTGAGCAGGTAGCCCTCGGCGTCCGGGTCGTTCTTGTAGTCACCGACGACGATCGGGCTGGTCTCGGAGACGAACGCGTTGCCCATGCGCCCGTACGTGTCCGGGGCCTTGAACTTCTCGAACTCGCCGTCGTGGTAGAGCAGCGCACCGTTCTCGCACCCGAAGATCACAGCCTCACCGGCGGCCGTGCCCTCGCCGTGGATCCCGGGGCAGTCCTTGCTCGCCACGCTCTCCTTCCAGGCGTCGCCGTCCGCGGTCAGGGCCCGGGCCCCGGAACGGGAGGTCTCGTCGCCCACGGTCGTGACCAGCGTGCCGTCCTCGAGCTGGATCGAGACACCGTGGTGCGGGGCGTCCGCGGTGTACGTCTTCGCCTGCGGCAGAGTGTCCTTCGCGGCGGCGAGCTCGGCAGTCTCGATGATCGTGGTGGTGCCGGTGCCGTCGTCGAAGAGCACCGTCCGGCCGGCGTGCCGCACCACGTGCCCGGGCGTCGTCGCCTTGTACTCCAGGCTCGTCAGCTCCGGGGTCGCGGTGTCGAGCAGCTGGAAACCGTCGGCGGTGGTGATGAACACGTGCTTGCCGTCACCGGCCGCGTTGAGCCGGGTGAACTCCTCCGACTCGAACTGCTGGACGACCTCGAGGGTGCTCGCGTCGAGCACCGCGATCCCGCCCTCGTAGGAGACGGCGACGCGTCCGCCGGCGCCGGCGGGAAGCTCGGCGGCGGAGCCCGCCGACGCCGCCCCGGAACTGCCCGACGAGCAGGCGGTGGCCAGCAAGGTGAGTCCCACCAGGGCCGCCAGGCCGCTGAACCGGGTACTTCTGGTCATCATGATTCTCTTTCTGTGGGTGGTGTTGTCGAACGTTTCAGGGCGAGAGGCCGGTGGCGATCCGCTCGGTGTTGGCGCGCATCATCTGCACGTAGGTCTCGGCGCCCCCGCCGGGGGCGGTCAGCGACTCGGTGAACAGTTCCACCACGGCGACGTCGACGTCCGCCTCGCTCGCCAGCACCTGCACGAGCCGGTCGGGCTGCGACGACTCCGCGAAGATGGTCGGCACCCCGGCCTTCTCGACGGCCTCGGTCAGGTCGCGCAGGTCGGCGGCGCTGGGCGCGGCGAGGGTGGTGCCGCCCGGGATCACGGCGCCGATCACCTCGAAGCCGAAACGCTGCGCCAGGTAACCAAAGACGTGGTGGTTGGTGACGAGGGCCCGGCGCTCGTCCGGGATCGCGGCGAACGCGGTGGTCATGTCCGCGTCGAGCCGCGTGAGTTCGGCGCGGTAGGCGTCGGCGCGCGTCCTCAGCCGGGCGGGGTCGATGCCGTCGATGGTGGACGCGGTGGTCTCGAGTGCGTCCACGACGTCCAGGACGGTCGCGGGGTCGGTCCAGAAGTGCGGGTCCGGATTCCCCTCGGCGTCCCCGGAGGCGTACGGCACGACCTCGATCTCGTCCCCGGCGACCAGCTGCGGCGCACCGGCTTCCGCGGCCCGGTCGAGGTGCTGCTGCAGCCCCTCCTCCAGGCCGAGGCCGTTGGAGACGACGAGGTCCGCGTCGTCCAGGGCCGCGGCCTGCCGGGCCGAGATCTCGAACGAGTGGGGGTCGGCGTTCGGCTGCATGAGCGTGGTGACCTCGACCTGGTCGCCGAGCACCTGCTGCACCACGTCACCGAGGATGTTCGTGGTGACGACCACCCGCGGCCCGTCACCACTTCCGGCCTGCCCGCACCCGGCCAGGGCGAAAGCCCCGACCACCGCCATCGCGGCCAGGCGCCTCATCGCCCGGTCTCCGCGAGATGAACCGGCTTGGTCGGCATTTCGAGCTCCCGGGCCACGCGGGCCTCATCGGCGTAGTCGATCTCGTACACCCCATCGGTTCCGTTCACGTAGGCGCGCTGCGCGTCGACGGTGAGCTGGACGTTCTCGCCCAGGTCGAGCGGCCCGGTCGAGGCCAGCCGCCTGCCCGACCCCGCGTCGTAGACCTGCACGGTGTCGTCCTCGCCGACCGCGACCACGTGGCCGCCGGCGTCGTCCACGGCCGCCGCCGCGACCACCCGCGTCGTGGTCGGCAGCCACTGCCAGGTCTCCTCACGGGTGTCCAGCAGCCAGATGCCGCTGCCGTCGCCGAGCCCGGCGACGGTCGGGCGGCCCTTGCGCCCGTCGAACGAGGTGGCCGGCGCGGCGGCCCCCTCGGGGTAGGGAATGGCGGTCAGCACCGGCTTCTCGCCGTCGAGGGTCGCGAGCACCGCACCGTCGGCACAGCCGACCACCAGCCCGACCCGTGTGGTGACGGTGCCGGAGGGATCCGGGCAGCCGACCGAGGCGAGCTTCCCGCCCCGGGCGTCCACCGCGTCCACCGTCGAGGTGTTCCGGCTCACCAGGGCGCCCTCACCCAGCGGGGCCACGAGGCCCTGGTGCGGCTCTCCTCTCAGCCGGAGCTTCTCGGTGATCGTGCCCCGCGAGAGCGCCTGGTTGTCCAGCAGCACCGCCTCCCCCGAGTCCGGGAAGAAGACGCCGGTGGTGCCGGCTGTGGAGAGCATCCCGGTCGAGACCGCGGCCACGCCCTCACCGGTGACGCGGCCGAGCGTGCGTGGCTGCGACCGGTAGTAGTGGAAATGGTCGACGTGGTCCCAGGTCCAGACGCCGCTGTCGACGACGCTCACACCCGATCCGTCGGCCGCGAACACGTAACGGCCGTCACTGCTGACCTTCTCGGCCGGGGTGAGGCTGCCCAGGTCGGTCTCGGTACCCGCGAGCAGGTCGAGCATCGAGGCCCGGCCGTCCTCGTCGATCGCGACGAGATGCAGCTGCGGCTCGGCCACCTCGGCGGCTCCGGCGACGGCGCCGTGTCCGGTGGGCCCGGGCTCCGGTGCGGACTCGGAGGAGCACCCGGCCAGCAGCAGGAGGGACAGGGCGAGAACGGGAGTTCGTCGGCGCATGGTCACTTTCCGGAGGAGTCGAGGGCGAGCAGCGAGGGCTCGACGGCGACCGCGGGGGCACGGCGGCGGGTGGCGCGCAGCAGCTGGGCGAGGGTGCCCGAGAGCGCGGCCAGCCCGATCGCC
This genomic interval carries:
- a CDS encoding TIGR03842 family LLM class F420-dependent oxidoreductase yields the protein MDFGVVLQNTTPSARVVELARQAELGGFTHAWTFDSHLLWQEPYVVYSAILAATRRIVVGPMVTNPITRDVTVTASSLATLNEMYGPRTICGIGRGDSAVRTLAGRPSTLATLRESVSVIRELANGRPARVGERTVTFPWAVPTGDHDRTQVWVAAYGPKALELTGQVADGYILQLADPDIAAWMIASVRKAAADAGRDPASVKICVAAPAYVGDDLEHARDQCRWFGGMVGNHVADIVERYGSSGSVPAALTDYIKGRQGYDYNEHGRAGNTHADFVPDEVVDRFCVLGGVDAHIARMRELRALGVDQFALYLQHDAKESTLWSYADRVLPALADPVQAVS
- the aztD gene encoding zinc metallochaperone AztD; this translates as MMTRSTRFSGLAALVGLTLLATACSSGSSGAASAGSAAELPAGAGGRVAVSYEGGIAVLDASTLEVVQQFESEEFTRLNAAGDGKHVFITTADGFQLLDTATPELTSLEYKATTPGHVVRHAGRTVLFDDGTGTTTIIETAELAAAKDTLPQAKTYTADAPHHGVSIQLEDGTLVTTVGDETSRSGARALTADGDAWKESVASKDCPGIHGEGTAAGEAVIFGCENGALLYHDGEFEKFKAPDTYGRMGNAFVSETSPIVVGDYKNDPDAEGYLLNAVTLIDTAGHDYEVVDLPDNVQYTFRDVARGPGDLAYILSTDGSIHVLDPKSGDLVKEFPVVDAWEGPAQWQDAHPAIIANGDTAYVTEPAKKTVHAVDLTTGEVTASVTLDGVPNEIAAAL
- the aztC gene encoding zinc ABC transporter substrate-binding protein AztC translates to MRRLAAMAVVGAFALAGCGQAGSGDGPRVVVTTNILGDVVQQVLGDQVEVTTLMQPNADPHSFEISARQAAALDDADLVVSNGLGLEEGLQQHLDRAAEAGAPQLVAGDEIEVVPYASGDAEGNPDPHFWTDPATVLDVVDALETTASTIDGIDPARLRTRADAYRAELTRLDADMTTAFAAIPDERRALVTNHHVFGYLAQRFGFEVIGAVIPGGTTLAAPSAADLRDLTEAVEKAGVPTIFAESSQPDRLVQVLASEADVDVAVVELFTESLTAPGGGAETYVQMMRANTERIATGLSP